Proteins encoded in a region of the Equus asinus isolate D_3611 breed Donkey chromosome X, EquAss-T2T_v2, whole genome shotgun sequence genome:
- the TCEAL6 gene encoding transcription elongation factor A protein-like 6 — protein sequence MEKLCNENEGKLESEGKTQDEVEPEDEEKSDEEGKPEVEGQPGHQGKLQNEGQPDDEAQPEDEGKQDKQGKSEDEGKPQGGEGKRESQAKPESERRAAEKRPAEDYVPRKAKRKTDRGTDDSPKDYQEDLQERHLGSEEMMRECGDMSRAQEELRKKKMGGFHWMQRDVQDPFAPRGQRGVRGVRGGGRGQRGLHDIPYL from the coding sequence ATGGAAAAACTCTgcaatgaaaatgaaggaaagctGGAAAGTGAAGGAAAGACACAAGATGAAGTAGAGCCTGAAGATGAAGAAAAGTCAGATgaggaaggaaaaccagaagTAGAGGGGCAGCCAGGGCACCAGGGAAAGCTACAGAATGAGGGACAgccagatgatgaggcacaaccAGAAGATGAGGGAAAGCAGGACAAGCAGGGCAAGTCCGAAGATGAGGGAAAACCACAGGGCGGCGAGGGCAAGCGAGAATCCCAGGCAAAGCCAGAGAGCGAGCGGCGGGCTGCCGAAAAGCGCCCGGCTGAAGATTATGTGCCCCGGAAAGCGAAAAGGAAAACCGACAGGGGGACGGACGACTCCCCCAAGGACTATCAGGAGGACCTACAGGAAAGGCATTTGGGCAGTGAGGAGATGATGAGAGAATGTGGAGATATGTCAAGGGCTCAGGAAGagctaaggaaaaagaaaatgggtgGTTTTCATTGGATGCAAAGAGATGTACAGGATCCATTCGCCCCAAGGGGTCAACGAGGTGTCAGGGGAGTGAGGGGCGGAGGTCGGGGCCAAAGGGGTTTACATGATATCCCCTATCTTTAA
- the BEX5 gene encoding protein BEX5 isoform X1: MNHNWGSELTVTWPLGDLEPTHGLVSPSTCGLVVVCGCAPARYFLEGGRACKTGKEEVVEADPDPWQEEEAGKNLNMENVPQESKGREQTPVQNEEEAGHLGGGEGQEPGGNIRGGWAPLAQDLRKDIPNRLFNNIDMIDGDADDMERFMEEMRELRRKIRELQLRYSLRILIGDPAHHDHHDEFCLMP; the protein is encoded by the exons ATGAACCATAATTGGGGATCTGAACTCACAGTGACGTGGCCCTTAGGAGACCTAGAACCAACGCATGGATTAGTCTCTCCTTCTACTTGTGGTCTGGTAGTCGTGTGTGGCTGCGCGCCGGCTCGCTATTTCCTTGAAGGCGGGCGAGCCTGTaaaacagggaaggaagaagtcgTAGAAGCTGACCCGGATCCGTGGCAG gaagaagaagcaggaaaaaatctCAACATGGAAAATGTCCCCCAGGAAAGCAAAGGAAGGGAGCAGACCCCAGTGCAGAATGAAGAAGAAGCTGGCCATTTGGGAGGTGGTGAAGGCCAGGAGCCTGGAGGAAATATTAGAGGGGGTTGGGCTCCACTTGCCCAGGATTTGAGAAAGGATATTCCCAATAGGCTTTTCAATAACATTGACATGATAGATGGAGATGCAGATGATATGGAACGGTTCATGGAGGAGATGAGAGAGCTAAGGAGGAAAATTAGGGAGCTTCAGTTGAGGTACAGTCTGCGCATTCTTATAGGAGATCCCGCTCACCATGACCATCATGATGAGTTTTGCCTTATGCCTTGA
- the BEX5 gene encoding protein BEX5 isoform X2, with translation MENVPQESKGREQTPVQNEEEAGHLGGGEGQEPGGNIRGGWAPLAQDLRKDIPNRLFNNIDMIDGDADDMERFMEEMRELRRKIRELQLRYSLRILIGDPAHHDHHDEFCLMP, from the coding sequence ATGGAAAATGTCCCCCAGGAAAGCAAAGGAAGGGAGCAGACCCCAGTGCAGAATGAAGAAGAAGCTGGCCATTTGGGAGGTGGTGAAGGCCAGGAGCCTGGAGGAAATATTAGAGGGGGTTGGGCTCCACTTGCCCAGGATTTGAGAAAGGATATTCCCAATAGGCTTTTCAATAACATTGACATGATAGATGGAGATGCAGATGATATGGAACGGTTCATGGAGGAGATGAGAGAGCTAAGGAGGAAAATTAGGGAGCTTCAGTTGAGGTACAGTCTGCGCATTCTTATAGGAGATCCCGCTCACCATGACCATCATGATGAGTTTTGCCTTATGCCTTGA